A single Primulina eburnea isolate SZY01 chromosome 11, ASM2296580v1, whole genome shotgun sequence DNA region contains:
- the LOC140805924 gene encoding beta-glucuronosyltransferase GlcAT14A, which translates to MDTKILLVSFSLTSLLFFLLYTTTKQAHPITIFRPAKTIIVPKHENPYPVSFAYLISASEGDTMKLKRLMLALYHPGNHYLIHLDSSAPEEEHQEIARFVSSNRVFGEVGNVWVVEKANLVTYRGPTMLATTLHAMAMLLRTAKWDWFINLSASDYPLVTQDDLIHAFSNLPKDLNFIQHSSHLGWKMNKRGKPIIMDPGLHSVNKSEIWWVIKQRSLPTAFKLYTGSAWTILSRSLAEYCIIGWDNLPRTLLLYYTNFVSSPEGYFQTLSCNSHNFKNTTINHDLHYITWDTPPKQHPRSLGLKDYRKMVQSNRPFARKFKKNEPVLDMIDRELLKRGKKQFAFGGWCSDTNCCRELMAEGYGVLRSGAGSERLRILLKRLVSGENLNKIRRCR; encoded by the exons ATGGATACCAAAATCTTACTGGTCTCCTTCTCCCTAACGTCCCTTCTCTTCTTCCTCCTCTACACGACCACCAAACAAGCACACCCCATCACTATTTTCAGACCAGCTAAAACCATAATCGTCCCGAAACACGAGAACCCATACCCAGTATCATTCGCATACTTGATCTCAGCCTCAGAAGGAGACACCATGAAGCTCAAGCGTCTCATGCTGGCACTCTACCACCCTGGGAACCATTACTTGATCCATTTGGATTCCAGCGCGCCGGAGGAAGAACATCAAGAAATCGCGAGATTTGTGTCGAGCAATCGTGTTTTTGGTGAAGTTGGGAATGTTTGGGTGGTGGAGAAGGCTAATCTGGTGACTTACAGAGGCCCGACCATGCTTGCTACCACTCTCCATGCAATGGCGATGCTTTTGAGGACTGCCAAATGGGATTGGTTCATTAATCTTAGTGCCTCTGACTATCCATTGGTTACTCAAGATG ATCTGATTCATGCCTTCTCTAATCTGCCAAAAGATCTGAACTTCATACAACACAGCAGCCACTTGGGCTGGAAAAT GAATAAAAGAGGGAAGCCGATAATCATGGATCCTGGTTTGCACAGTGTAAATAAATCAGAGATTTGGTGGGTTATCAAGCAAAGAAGCTTGCCCACTGCCTTCAAGCTTTACACAG GTTCGGCATGGACCATTCTATCACGATCCTTGGCCGAGTACTGCATAATAGGATGGGACAATCTCCCAAGAACCCTACTCCTCTACTACACCAACTTTGTCTCCTCGCCGGAAGGCTATTTCCAGACACTATCCTGCAACTCCCACAACTTCAAAAACACCACCATAAACCACGATCTGCATTACATTACGTGGGACACTCCCCCAAAGCAGCATCCTCGATCTCTCGGCCTCAAAGATTACAGGAAAATGGTGCAGAGTAACAGACCCTTTGCTCGAAAGTTCAAGAAAAACGAACCGGTTCTCGACATGATTGATCGTGAGCTGTTGAAGAGGGGGAAGAAGCAGTTCGCTTTTGGAGGGTGGTGCTCCGATACTAATTGTTGCAGAGAGTTGATGGCTGAGGGTTATGGGGTTTTGAGGAGTGGAGCGGGCTCGGAGAGATTGAGGATTCTGTTGAAAAGGTTGGTTTCAGGTGAGAATTTGAACAAGATCAGAAGATGTAGATGA
- the LOC140805925 gene encoding multiple C2 domain and transmembrane region protein 14, translating to MAEIRKLSVEVQNAKNLMPKDGQGTASAYVIVDFDGQRRRTKTICRDLNPYWDEKLEFSVHDVEFMAEKMLELNVYNDKKTGKRSTFLGKVKISGSTFVKGGGEASLVYYPLEKRSVFSQIKGEIGLKIWYEEEPPPSPEKPDAAETAVEEKPPEKDKEEEKKAAEVNEEKKAEGKGEEEAKKEDKPPENTTPPLETPPTKVDAPESQQKQTQNPENTVLPGNLKNRDTESKFFPKFSSRGTDRRVAFDLVDQMPFLYVRVVKVNILNPEPESSFCAKLVIGTHTVKTESQAPNKVIDQVFAFEKESLNSTSLDVSIMAQKKGPESESKVESTAGTVSFDLLEVPRRVPPDSPLAPQWYSLEGEGSSGNDIMLSVWVGTQADEAFQEAWQSDSGGLIPETRAKVYLSPKLWYLRVTVIQTQDLQLDSGSGGTEPKVRNPELYVKAQLGAQLFKTSRTSMGSSIPTWNEDLIFVAAEPFEPFFTITVEDFTNGNTVGYAKVQVTTVDKRTDDRSEPRSRWFNLIRDDNNKPYGGRIHVRVCLEGGYHVLDEAAHVTSDVRPTAKQLSKQPVGLLEVGIRGATNLLPVKTKDGTRGTTDAYVVAKYGPKWVRTRTILDRFNPRWNEQYTWDVYDPCTVLTLGVFDNGRYKCDDKMEVKNDVRLGKLRVRLSTLDTNRVYVGTYSLMVLLPGGAKRMGEIEIAVRFSCSSWLSLIQAYANPMLPRMHYVKPLGPAQQDVLRHNATRIVTMRLARSEPALGHEVVQFMLDSDMHIWSMRKSKANWFRVVGCLSKAAAFARWLDGIQTWVNPPSTILIHVLLVAIVLCPQLMLPTMFMYSFLIIMLRFRYRQQVSVTMDPRLSHVETVGPDELDEEFDGFPTTQSMDQVRVRYDRLRALAGRAQTLLGDVAAQGERLEALFNWRDPRATGIFVVLCLFASLLFYVVPFKAFILAFGFYYLRHPRFRDDMPSVLMNFFRRLPPLSDRII from the coding sequence ATGGCCGAGATCAGAAAACTGAGTGTCGAAGTCCAAAATGCCAAGAACTTGATGCCCAAAGACGGACAGGGGACAGCCAGCGCTTATGTCATCGTGGATTTTGATGGCCAACGGCGCCGTACCAAGACCATTTGCAGAGATCTCAACCCATACTGGGATGAAAAGCTCGAATTTTCAGTTCACGATGTTGAGTTCATGGCGGAAAAGATGCTGGAGCTGAACGTTTACAATGATAAGAAGACTGGGAAGAGGAGCACTTTTCTTGGGAAAGTGAAGATCTCTGGGAGCACTTTCGTGAAAGGCGGCGGGGAAGCTTCTTTGGTTTACTATCCGTTGGAGAAAAGGAGTGTGTTTTCTCAGATCAAAGGTGAGATTGGTTTGAAAATTTGGTATGAGGAAGAGCCTCCTCCGTCTCCCGAGAAGCCCGATGCTGCAGAAACGGCGGTGGAGGAGAAACCACCGGAGAAGGACAAGGAAGAGGAGAAAAAGGCGGCTGAAGTTAATGAAGAGAAGAAAGCAGAGGGAAAGGGGGAAGAAGAGGCCAAAAAAGAAGATAAACCACCGGAGAACACAACGCCACCTCTCGAAACGCCGCCCACTAAGGTAGATGCACCAGAATCTCAACAGAAACAAACCCAGAACCCAGAAAATACTGTACTTCCAGGAAACTTGAAAAATAGAGATACGGAGTCGAAATTTTTTCCGAAATTCTCTAGTAGAGGTACTGATCGGCGCGTTGCCTTTGATCTTGTCGATCAAATGCCATTTCTCTATGTTAGAGTGGTGAAAGTCAATATCTTGAATCCAGAACCAGAGTCTTCGTTCTGTGCGAAGCTCGTGATCGGGACTCACACAGTCAAGACCGAATCACAGGCCCCAAACAAAGTAATTGATCAGGTCTTCGCTTTTGAAAAAGAAAGCTTGAATTCAACTTCACTCGACGTCTCCATCATGGCTCAGAAGAAAGGCCCAGAAAGCGAAAGCAAAGTGGAGAGCACCGCCGGCACAGTGTCTTTTGATCTTCTGGAGGTGCCGAGAAGGGTCCCTCCCGACAGCCCATTAGCCCCACAGTGGTACAGCTTGGAAGGAGAAGGGTCGTCGGGAAATGACATCATGTTATCTGTGTGGGTAGGTACGCAGGCGGACGAGGCTTTCCAGGAGGCCTGGCAGTCGGATTCCGGAGGGCTGATCCCCGAGACCCGGGCCAAAGTTTACTTGTCTCCAAAGTTATGGTATTTGAGGGTAACGGTCATCCAAACACAAGATTTGCAGCTTGATTCTGGGTCTGGTGGGACCGAGCCTAAGGTTCGGAATCCGGAGCTATATGTTAAGGCCCAGCTCGGCGCACAACTGTTCAAGACAAGCCGAACAAGCATGGGCTCTTCCATTCCCACGTGGAATGAAGACCTTATTTTTGTTGCAGCCGAACCATTTGAGCCATTTTTCACTATTACAGTTGAAGATTTCACAAATGGTAACACGGTAGGCTACGCTAAAGTGCAGGTAACTACGGTGGATAAGCGCACAGACGACAGATCAGAGCCAAGATCCAGGTGGTTTAACTTAATACGTGATGATAACAATAAGCCGTACGGTGGGAGGATACACGTTCGCGTTTGCTTGGAAGGTGGATATCATGTGCTTGACGAGGCAGCTCATGTGACCAGCGATGTTCGGCCCACTGCCAAGCAATTGTCAAAGCAGCCAGTTGGTTTGCTAGAAGTAGGCATTAGAGGGGCTACCAATTTGCTCCCTGTGAAGACCAAAGATGGTACTCGTGGGACCACTGATGCCTACGTGGTGGCAAAGTATGGACCAAAGTGGGTTCGGACAAGAACCATTCTTGATCGGTTTAATCCACGATGGAACGAGCAGTATACGTGGGATGTGTATGATCCGTGCACCGTTCTGACCTTAGGGGTGTTTGACAATGGAAGGTATAAGTGCGATGATAAAATGGAGGTGAAAAATGATGTACGACTTGGGAAGTTACGTGTACGTCTCTCGACACTAGACACAAATCGAGTGTATGTTGGGACTTACTCTTTGATGGTGTTGCTTCCTGGTGGAGCCAAGAGGATGGGGGAAATCGAGATAGCAGTGAGGTTTTCGTGCTCATCCTGGCTTAGCCTTATTCAAGCATACGCTAATCCTATGTTACCGAGGATGCATTATGTGAAACCTTTGGGACCAGCTCAACAAGACGTTTTGAGGCATAATGCTACGAGGATTGTCACGATGAGGTTAGCTCGATCTGAACCGGCACTGGGTCATGAAGTTGTCCAATTCATGTTGGACTCTGATATGCACATTTGGAGTATGAGGAAGAGCAAAGCCAATTGGTTCCGGGTCGTGGGTTGCTTGTCGAAAGCAGCCGCATTTGCACGATGGCTCGATGGGATCCAAACTTGGGTGAACCCTCCAAGCACAATTTTGATCCATGTCCTATTGGTGGCTATCGTGTTATGTCCACAACTAATGTTGCCCACAATGTTCATGTACTCATTCTTGATAATTATGTTGAGGTTTCGGTATCGTCAGCAAGTCTCGGTCACAATGGATCCTAGGTTGTCCCACGTTGAAACAGTGGGTCCAGATGAGCTAGACGAAGAGTTTGATGGATTCCCAACCACACAATCCATGGACCAAGTACGTGTCCGATATGACCGGTTACGTGCGCTGGCAGGACGTGCCCAAACACTTTTGGGGGATGTTGCAGCTCAAGGTGAAAGACTGGAGGCATTGTTCAACTGGAGGGACCCGAGGGCAACTGGTATATTCGTTGTGTTGTGCCTGTTTGCTTCGTTGCTGTTTTACGTAGTACCTTTCAAGGCATTCATCTTAGCTTTTGGGTTTTACTACCTTCGTCATCCTAGGTTCCGGGACGACATGCCCTCCGTGCTCATGAACTTTTTCCGTAGGTTACCGCCGTTGTCCGATCGAATTATTTAG